One genomic window of Hyperolius riggenbachi isolate aHypRig1 chromosome 7, aHypRig1.pri, whole genome shotgun sequence includes the following:
- the LOC137525612 gene encoding uncharacterized protein, giving the protein MAEEIDPVALIDQVERRPELWDVALDDYHNVYKKNRAWESVATFFYEKYETFDTRRKARILKMLKVKWKSLRDRFKKDHDKSKEERSGQGLKKYRFHPMYQSLMFLVPSLEKRVTSGNVEDDDDDEEPHLASANDSTECAGDTNTHRADSDVELVINGKQSSSGAHTSKPIGKVGRPRRRKLVEEDTEILDALSTMRSDLIETNNDADKDDPILDFLKSLAPDIKLVPAEKMTKLKVEIMNVILSAQKDTHSDQGACDGFFDTPLSIVATHAKPFNSASLPMHASSNSQARNNNDKGPSHMPFTTLSSTSTHSSSTLSHSLGKHQYLPQQTPTLLPQYSLPYNHSNKQTYNNSTTNNTTSLQNMPSFSMPSLSSTSTSYRFVKSTQNTSYVADLEDVHGHSQPLFDDVAHTSHSTSEAVGSSLQTLSAASSAFQ; this is encoded by the exons ATGGCTGAGGAGATTGATCCTGTTGCTCTCATTGACCAGGTGGAGCGGCGGCCAGAACTTTGGGATGTCGCATTAGATGATTACCATAATGTTTACAAGAAGAACCGAGCATGGGAAAGTGTGGCGACGTTCTTTTATGAGAAGTATGAAACATTTGATACGCGGAGGAAAGCACGCATAT TGAAAATGTTAAAAGTCAAATGGAAAAGTCTGCGCGATCGTTTCAAGAAAGATCATGATAAAAGCAAAGAGGAGAGAAGTGGCCAAGGTTTGAAGAAATATCGATTCCACCCTATGTACCAGTCACTCATGTTTCTTGTTCCATCGCTAGAGAAAAGAGT tacttctggcaatgtagaagatgatgatgatgacgaagaACCACACCTTGCTTCAGCCAATGACTCAACAGAGTGTGCAggtgacacaaacacacacagggcaGACAGTGATGTTGAATTGGTGATCAATGGGAAACAGTCGTcctctggggcccacacatcaaaGCCAATTGGTAAAGTTGGTCGCCCACGACGTCGTAAATTGGTTGAGGAAGATACTGAAATTCTGGATGCCCTTAGTACTATGCGTTCAGACCTAATAGAGACTAATAATGATGCAGATAAAGATGATCCAATTTTGGATTTTCTAAAATCCCTTGCTCCTGACATCAAACTTGTGCCAGCTGAGAAAATGACAAAATTGAAAGTTGAGATAATGAATGTGATTTTGTCTGCTCAAAAAGATACACACAGTGACCAGGGTGCTTGTGATGGTTTTTTTGACACACCATTGAGTATTGTGGCAACTCACGCAAAACCCTTCAATAGTGCCTCATTACCAATGCATGCATCATCCAATTCACAAGCTCGCAACAATAATGATAAAGGCCCCAGCCACATGCCCTTTACTACTCTCAGTTCTACTTCTACTCACTCATCTTCTACATTGTCACATTCTTTGGGTAAACACCAGTACTTGCCTCAACAAACTCCAACTTTGCTGCCACAATACTCATTGCCATATAATCATTCCAACAAGCAGACATACAACAACAGCACAACAAACAACACCACCTCCTTGCAAAATATGCCTTCCTTTTCAATGCCATCTTTGTCCTCAACCTCCACATCGTATAGGTTTGTCAAAAGCACACAGAACACATCATATGTTGCGGATCTAGAGGATGTCCATGGCCACTCCCAGCCCCTATTTGATGATGTGGCACACACTAGTCACAGCACTTCGGAGGCAGTGGGATCTAGCTTGCAGACTTTGTCTGCTGCCTCTTCCGCTTTTCAGTAA